Proteins encoded in a region of the Prunus persica cultivar Lovell chromosome G4, Prunus_persica_NCBIv2, whole genome shotgun sequence genome:
- the LOC109948511 gene encoding uncharacterized protein LOC109948511, translating into MSKDIASSVIKCKNARQMWLELQERFSPVNVVQLFNIENEIHDCVQGSMSVGSYFTKLKGLWDERDALCTFSICTCGSVKEMAAYLDMQKTMKFLMGLNDSYASVRSNTLLQDPLPSVNKAYSLVLRHEKQSEVTAGKAQAHPDATVFVVKNSSCESEGEKGELKCTKCNKTNHTAKNCRAHLKCTFCGWKGHTADYCRKKKAAAEAEFGAMISKGNQAATCVREREEMQFPFTAEECKQILSELHNRSSSANHVGNSTTHALSGPTFGDDDWDGN; encoded by the exons ATGTCAAAAGACATCGCTAGCAGCGTGATTAAATGCAAGAATGCTAGGCAGATGTGGCTGGAACTGCAAGAGAGATTCTCACCTGTGAACGTGGTTCAACTGTTCAATATCGAGAACGAGATTCATGACTGTGTGCAGGGAAGTATGTCCGTGGGATCTTACTTCACGAAATTGAAGGGACTATGGGATGAACGTGACGCTTTGTGCACCTTCTCAATCTGCACTTGTGGATCTGTCAAAGAAATGGCTGCATATTTGGACATGCAGAAGACCATGAAGTTCCTCATGGGTCTCAATGACTCATATGCAAGTGTTCGTAGCAACACTTTGCTGCAAGATCCCTTACCCTCAGTGAACAAGGCGTACTCCCTAGTTCTGCGGCATGAGAAGCAATCGGAAGTGACAGCGGGTAAAGCTCAGGCACACCCGGATGCGACCGTGTTTGTCGTGAAGAATTCTAGCTGTGAATCCGAAGGAGAAAAGGGTGAGTTGAAGTGCACCAAGtgcaacaaaacaaatcaCACTGCCAAGAATTGCCGTGCACACCTAAAATGCACGTTTTGCGGATGGAAGGGTCACACAGCCGATTATTGCCGCAAGAAGAAGGCAGCGGCTGAGGCCGAGTTTGGTGCGATGATTTCCAAAGGGAACCAAGCAGCAacgtgtgtgagagagagggaggagatGCAATTCCCCTTTACTGCTGAAGAGTGCAAACAGATATTGAGTGAGCTGCACAACAGGTCCTCCTCTGCTAATCATGTTGGTAATTCTACAACCCATGCCCTTTCAG GACCTACGTTCGGGGATGATGATTGGGACGGGAATTGA
- the LOC18780997 gene encoding wall-associated receptor kinase 3, whose amino-acid sequence MAAYCYRSTITMKVELLVKGGYGIVYKGILADNKVVAIKKSKVGVPAQKEQFVNEVIVLSQINHRNVVRLLGCCLETPVPLLVYEYITNGTLFHHIHGKKSKGSSLSWELRLKIAAETAGALAYLHSSTSTPIIHRDVKAMNILLHDNYTVKVSDFGASRLVPLDQTQVTTLVQGTLGYLDPEYFHSNQVTQKSDVYSFGVVLMELLTSKVALSFARPESERNLASLFVCSMEEDGLNRIWDDTLFSEGNIETPKNVANLAKRCVRLKGEERPTMKEVASELEGMRIMAKHTWESSNFCPEENVHLLWSPSNTYAVDVRGDCSSSTNGHDSMQIQMLMSYNDGR is encoded by the coding sequence ATGGCGGCTTACTGTTACAGAAGTACAATTACAATGAAAGTAGAGTTGTTGGTGAAGGGGGGTTATGGAATAGTTTACAAAGGAATACTTGCAGATAACAAAGTGGTTGCCATAAAGAAGTCAAAAGTTGGCGTTCCAGCTCAGAAAGAGCAGTTTGTAAATGAGGTGATTGTTCTTTCTCAAATCAATCATAGAAATGTAGTGAGGCTTCTAGGTTGCTGTTTAGAGACACCGGTGCCTTTACTAGTTTATGAATACATCACCAATGGCACTCTTTTTCATCACATTCATGGTAAAAAGAGCAAAGGTTCATCACTTTCATGGGAATTACGATTGAAGATTGCAGCAGAAACTGCAGGAGCATTAGCATACTTACACTCCTCTACCTCTACACCAATCATACATCGAGATGTGAAAGCAATGAATATACTGTTACATGACAATTACACGGTGAAAGTGTCAGATTTTGGTGCTTCGCGCTTAGTTCCTTTGGATCAAACTCAAGTAACAACTCTAGTGCAAGGGACACTTGGATACTTAGATCCTGAATACTTCCATTCAAACCAAGTAACACAAAAGAGTGATGTCTATAGTTTTGGAGTTGTCCTGATGGAGCTACTAACAAGCAAAGTAGCGCTTTCTTTTGCCAGGCCTGAGTCAGAGAGAAACCTAGCAAGCttatttgtttgttcaatGGAGGAAGATGGCTTGAACAGAATTTGGGACGATACCCTATTCAGTGAAGGAAATATTGAGACCCCAAAAAATGTAGCGAACCTTGCGAAAAGATGTGTCAGGTTAAAAGGGGAGGAAAGACCTACCATGAAAGAGGTAGCCTCAGAGCTAGAGGGGATGAGAATAATGGCAAAGCATACATGGGAAAGTTCTAATTTCTGTCCTGAAGAGAATGTGCACTTGCTCTGGTCACCTTCAAACACGTATGCTGTGGATGTTAGAGGCGATTGCAGTTCTAGTACTAATGGGCATGACAGCATGCAAATCCAAATGTTAATGTCATATAATGATGGGAGATAG